A genomic segment from Pseudopipra pipra isolate bDixPip1 chromosome 14, bDixPip1.hap1, whole genome shotgun sequence encodes:
- the LOC135421933 gene encoding C-signal-like has translation MGELRVRSVLVTGANRGIGLGLVQHLLGLPNPPQWLFATCRDPKGQRAQELQNLASKHPNLVIIPLEVSDPASIKAAAAKVEELLGGSGLNILINNAGIANPISLDKETLETMTQIYTTNTAGPLLLGQAFLPLLKKAAQGSPGSGMSCSKAAIINISSTAGSIGSPYPWKEVVFTSYRCSKAALNMLNKCQSLAYKEHGILCLALHPGWVQTDMGSFDGHTPPLTVDTSVKGMLKVLSSLSEKDTGTFLDWEGKVVPW, from the exons ATGGGAGAGCTTCGTGTCCGCTCTGTGCTGGTGACTGGGGCCAACAGGGGCATCGGCCTGGGGCTCGTCCAGCATCTGCTGGGGTTGCCAAACCCACCCCAGTGGTTGTTTGCAACCTGTCGGGACCCCAAGGGACAGCGAGCACAG GAGTTACAGAATTTGGCCTCCAAGCACCCCAACCTGGTCATCATCCCTCTCG aagtctcCGACCCCGCCAGCATCAAGGCGGCTGCAGCCAAAGTGGAGGAGCtcctggggggctcagggctgaACATCCTCATCAACAATGCTGGAATTGCAAATCCAATTTCACTTGATAAGGAGACACTGGAAACTATGACCCAGATTTACACCACCAACACGGCTGGACCCCTGTTGTTGGGACAG GCGTTCCTGCCCTTGCTGAAGAAGGCTGCCCAGGGGAGCCCGGGCTCAGGGATGAGCTGCAGCAAGGCAGCCATAATCAACATATCCAGTACTGCTGGCTCCATCGGTTCTCCTTATCCTTGGAAGGAGGTGGTATTCACCTCATACCGCTGCAGCAAG gctgctctgaACATGCTGAACAAGTGCCAGTCCCTGGCATACAAGGAGCACGGGATCCTCTGTCTGGCTCTCCATCCTGGCTGGGTGCAAACTGACATGGGCAGCTTTGATGGACACACG ccccctctgACGGTGGATACCAGCGTGAAAGGGATGCTGAAGgtgctctcctccctctccgaGAAGGACACCGGCACCTTCctggactgggaagggaaggtCGTGCCCTGGTGA